A single region of the Stenotrophomonas sp. Marseille-Q4652 genome encodes:
- a CDS encoding LD-carboxypeptidase, with amino-acid sequence MDRRRFIAGTALAATLPLIGLRGAMAASPRGRLLAPALNKGDTVGLVSPSSATADRLGLQLAREQMEALGFKVKTGEHYAARHGHLAGTDAERAGDLNAMFADRQVKAIVCVRGGSGAARLLPLLDYELIRRNPKVLLGYSDITALHSAIHAKTGLVTFHGQIGAGSWNRFNADQFERLFFQRELMEYRNKVDHDGELVPRRNRTLTLRPGIARGELVGGNLTVLTALAGSPYLPDFRGKILFLEDVGEAPYRVDRMFSTLKLMGALDQIAGFIFGECSDCSPGDGYGSLTLDEILDDYILPLKIPAYRGAMIGHIPEQFIVPVGGKVEMDATAGTFRLLEPVLAAD; translated from the coding sequence ATGGATAGACGGCGATTCATTGCGGGCACCGCGCTGGCGGCCACGCTTCCCCTGATCGGCCTGCGCGGCGCCATGGCGGCATCGCCCAGGGGCCGGCTGCTGGCACCTGCGCTCAACAAGGGCGACACCGTGGGCCTGGTCAGTCCATCCTCTGCCACTGCCGACCGGCTGGGCCTGCAGCTGGCCCGCGAGCAGATGGAAGCGCTCGGCTTCAAGGTAAAGACCGGCGAGCACTACGCCGCGCGCCATGGCCACCTGGCCGGCACCGATGCCGAGCGCGCCGGTGACCTCAACGCGATGTTCGCCGACAGGCAGGTCAAGGCCATCGTCTGCGTACGTGGCGGCTCGGGTGCCGCGCGCCTGCTGCCGCTGCTGGATTACGAACTGATCCGCCGCAATCCCAAGGTGTTGCTCGGGTACTCGGACATCACCGCGCTGCACAGCGCCATCCACGCGAAGACCGGGTTGGTCACCTTTCACGGCCAGATCGGCGCCGGCAGCTGGAACCGCTTCAACGCCGACCAGTTCGAACGGCTGTTCTTCCAGCGCGAGCTGATGGAGTACCGCAACAAGGTCGACCACGACGGCGAGCTGGTGCCGCGCAGGAACCGCACCCTGACCCTCCGCCCGGGCATCGCGCGTGGCGAGCTGGTCGGCGGCAACCTGACCGTCCTCACCGCGCTGGCCGGCTCGCCTTACCTGCCGGACTTCCGCGGCAAGATACTGTTCCTGGAGGACGTGGGCGAGGCGCCGTACCGCGTTGACCGCATGTTCAGCACCTTGAAGCTGATGGGCGCGCTCGACCAGATCGCCGGCTTCATCTTCGGCGAGTGCAGCGACTGCAGCCCGGGCGACGGTTACGGCTCATTGACCCTGGACGAGATCCTCGACGACTACATCCTGCCGCTGAAGATCCCCGCCTACCGCGGCGCGATGATCGGCCACATCCCCGAGCAGTTCATCGTGCCGGTCGGCGGCAAGGTGGAGATGGATGCAACGGCCGGGACGTTCCGCCTGCTGGAGCCGGTGCTGGCGGCGGATTGA
- a CDS encoding GFA family protein, translated as MDRFNGGCQCGNVRLVATGTPWRVGICHCLGCRKHHGALFSASAIFPEDAVSVEGELHDYKARHFCPACGSSVFARTDDEVEIHLGALDAPDQLMPTYEGWTVRRESWLPPFPLRQHYERDREVLGREQP; from the coding sequence ATGGATCGGTTCAATGGCGGCTGCCAGTGCGGCAACGTGAGGTTAGTGGCCACCGGCACACCCTGGCGGGTCGGCATCTGCCACTGCCTGGGTTGCCGCAAGCACCACGGCGCGCTGTTCAGCGCCTCGGCAATCTTTCCCGAGGACGCGGTCAGCGTCGAAGGCGAGCTGCACGACTACAAGGCCCGGCATTTCTGCCCGGCCTGTGGCTCGTCGGTGTTCGCCCGTACCGACGACGAGGTCGAAATCCACCTGGGCGCGCTCGATGCGCCCGACCAGCTCATGCCGACCTACGAGGGTTGGACCGTGCGTCGTGAGTCGTGGCTGCCGCCATTCCCGCTACGTCAGCACTACGAGCGCGACCGGGAGGTACTGGGCAGGGAGCAGCCGTAG
- a CDS encoding VOC family protein, which translates to MATITQVRFTLAEPDLARATAWYTSALGMAVDFTAPGWSFLSRGAFRVMLGECPDALPADALGDHSWYGYVTVDDAGALFDEYRAAGVEFTQLLADKPWGMREFGIRTPDGHRLMFGQELQAGR; encoded by the coding sequence ATGGCCACCATCACCCAGGTCCGCTTCACCCTGGCCGAGCCCGACCTTGCCCGCGCCACGGCCTGGTACACCTCGGCGCTGGGGATGGCGGTGGATTTCACTGCGCCGGGCTGGAGCTTCCTGTCACGTGGCGCCTTTAGGGTGATGCTGGGCGAATGCCCGGATGCGTTGCCGGCCGATGCCCTGGGCGACCACAGCTGGTACGGCTATGTCACCGTGGATGACGCGGGCGCGCTGTTCGACGAATATCGCGCGGCCGGGGTGGAGTTCACCCAGTTGCTGGCCGACAAGCCCTGGGGCATGCGTGAGTTCGGCATCCGCACACCCGATGGTCACCGCCTGATGTTCGGCCAGGAGCTGCAGGCTGGTCGCTAG
- a CDS encoding putative quinol monooxygenase: MHISRRGFIVATAGAVIASAGATSITQGGNMYGLIGKMRAVPGQRDALIQILLEGVSGMPGCLSYVVARDPGDGDAIWITEVWDNAASHKASLSLPSVQDAIARGRPLIAGFDQHIETAPVGGHGLPVA; this comes from the coding sequence ATGCACATCAGCAGACGTGGTTTCATCGTTGCCACTGCCGGGGCAGTGATTGCCAGCGCCGGCGCGACATCCATTACCCAGGGCGGAAACATGTACGGACTGATCGGAAAGATGCGGGCGGTGCCCGGCCAGCGCGATGCGCTGATCCAGATCCTGCTCGAAGGCGTCAGCGGCATGCCGGGATGCCTGAGCTATGTGGTGGCGCGTGACCCCGGCGACGGGGATGCGATCTGGATCACCGAGGTCTGGGACAACGCGGCCAGCCACAAGGCCTCGCTGTCGCTGCCGTCGGTGCAGGACGCGATCGCGCGGGGTCGCCCGCTGATTGCCGGCTTCGACCAGCACATCGAAACCGCGCCGGTAGGCGGCCACGGGCTCCCCGTGGCCTGA
- a CDS encoding serine hydrolase: protein MACIPTAAAEVPARLQQLDETIERVRAEFDVPGIAVAVVKDGEVVLERGWGVRELGKPEPVEPDTLFAIASNTKAFTATALNLLAEEGKLTMDDRVIEHLPSFRMSDPYVTGEMRIRDLLAHRSGLTLGAGDLLFWPATRYSNAEVVQRLANVPLKGGFRDRYAYDNILYAVAQQVIERVSGQSFADFLQQRIFDKVGMDGTRYNADHLRPGDKAAIGHAKYDFTDLRTVPPLTWSNAAGAGGIYSSVHDMARWMKVQLAEGKLADGTPLFTEKTQQQMWQMLIPQVVSKPNVPQLEAAMPNYAGYGQGWSLSDYRGNKLVWHTGGWPGQVSRLTLVPGKELGVVVLTNQEVGAAFNAITMSVLDAFLDAPETDWVAAYAASVAKSKDNADEQWRKHVEARNTRSKPSLPLSGYAGNYRDAWYGDIAIQQQGRQLRMRFANTDQLVGTLEHWQHDTFIVRWDDRALNADAFVNFSLDPDGKVREVRMQAVSSLTDFSFDFQDLLLRPVPEKK, encoded by the coding sequence ATGGCCTGTATCCCGACGGCGGCGGCCGAAGTGCCGGCCCGCCTGCAGCAGCTGGACGAGACCATCGAGCGGGTGCGGGCCGAATTCGATGTCCCGGGCATCGCCGTGGCCGTGGTCAAGGACGGCGAAGTGGTTCTGGAGCGTGGCTGGGGCGTGCGCGAGCTGGGCAAGCCCGAACCGGTCGAGCCGGACACGCTGTTTGCGATCGCCTCCAACACCAAGGCTTTCACCGCCACCGCGCTGAACCTGCTGGCCGAGGAAGGCAAGCTCACGATGGACGACCGGGTGATCGAACACCTGCCCTCGTTCCGCATGTCCGATCCCTATGTCACCGGCGAGATGCGCATCCGCGACCTGTTGGCCCACCGCAGCGGGCTGACCCTGGGCGCCGGCGACCTGCTGTTCTGGCCGGCCACGCGCTACAGCAATGCCGAGGTGGTGCAGCGCCTGGCCAATGTCCCGCTCAAGGGTGGCTTCCGCGACCGCTACGCCTACGACAACATCCTCTACGCCGTGGCCCAGCAGGTGATCGAGCGCGTGTCCGGGCAGTCGTTCGCCGACTTCCTGCAGCAGCGCATCTTCGACAAGGTCGGCATGGACGGCACCCGCTACAACGCCGACCACCTGCGCCCGGGCGACAAGGCCGCCATCGGACACGCCAAGTACGACTTCACCGACCTGCGCACCGTGCCGCCGCTGACCTGGTCCAATGCGGCCGGCGCCGGTGGCATCTATTCCAGCGTCCATGACATGGCCAGGTGGATGAAGGTGCAGCTGGCCGAGGGCAAGCTCGCCGACGGCACGCCGCTGTTCACCGAAAAGACCCAGCAGCAGATGTGGCAGATGCTCATCCCGCAGGTGGTGAGCAAGCCGAACGTGCCGCAGCTGGAAGCGGCCATGCCCAACTACGCCGGCTACGGCCAGGGCTGGAGCCTGAGCGACTACCGCGGCAACAAACTGGTCTGGCACACCGGCGGCTGGCCGGGCCAGGTCTCGCGCCTGACCCTGGTGCCGGGCAAGGAGCTGGGCGTGGTGGTGCTGACCAACCAGGAAGTCGGCGCGGCCTTCAACGCCATCACCATGAGCGTGCTCGACGCCTTCCTCGATGCGCCCGAAACCGACTGGGTTGCCGCCTATGCCGCCTCGGTGGCCAAGTCGAAGGACAATGCCGACGAGCAGTGGCGCAAGCACGTGGAAGCCCGCAACACGCGCTCCAAACCGTCGCTCCCGCTGTCCGGCTATGCCGGCAATTACCGCGACGCCTGGTACGGCGACATCGCCATCCAGCAGCAGGGCAGGCAGCTGCGCATGCGCTTTGCCAATACCGACCAGCTGGTCGGCACACTGGAGCACTGGCAGCACGACACCTTCATCGTGCGCTGGGACGACCGCGCGCTCAACGCCGATGCCTTCGTCAATTTCAGCCTCGATCCGGACGGCAAGGTGCGCGAGGTGCGCATGCAGGCGGTGTCCTCGCTGACCGATTTCAGCTTCGACTTCCAGGACCTGCTGCTGCGTCCGGTGCCGGAGAAGAAGTGA
- a CDS encoding VOC family protein produces MSQPADTIATLIPCLRYREAPAAIEWLCRAFGFERHAVYQDGDTVHHAELVYGRGMIMLGSAGGHSVWGKAIVQPDEIGLRETQSACVIVADADAHYARATAAGAQVVIDIADQDYGGRGYACRDLEGHLWWFGTYDPWLAHGSTASDAAQSPSPAQPRPAHD; encoded by the coding sequence ATGTCGCAGCCGGCCGATACCATCGCCACCCTCATTCCCTGCCTGCGCTATCGCGAAGCCCCGGCCGCGATCGAGTGGCTGTGCCGGGCCTTCGGTTTCGAGCGCCACGCCGTGTACCAGGACGGCGACACCGTGCACCACGCCGAGCTGGTGTACGGCCGCGGGATGATCATGCTCGGCTCGGCCGGCGGCCACAGCGTCTGGGGCAAGGCCATCGTCCAGCCCGACGAGATCGGCCTGCGCGAGACCCAGAGCGCCTGCGTGATCGTGGCCGATGCCGACGCGCATTACGCCCGCGCCACCGCGGCCGGCGCGCAGGTGGTGATCGACATCGCCGACCAGGACTACGGTGGCCGCGGCTATGCCTGCCGCGACCTGGAAGGCCACCTCTGGTGGTTCGGCACCTACGATCCGTGGCTGGCGCACGGATCGACCGCCAGCGACGCGGCACAATCGCCCTCTCCTGCCCAGCCACGGCCCGCCCATGACTGA
- a CDS encoding DUF72 domain-containing protein — MTDLFDPAPPRLDGIHVGIGGWTFAPWRGGMFYPEGLVQRRELEYASRQLTAIEINGTYYGTQKAETYARWRDETPEGFVFTAKAPKRITASRKLSSTGPQVDDFIGGIATLGDRLAALLWQFAEGYRMDADEFAAFLQLLPARAGRHALRHAVEIRDPGFVDEAVLAQLRAHNVALVFTDSQDHPSHADLTADFCYARLMRSRDIATGYTAPELAKWADRLHRWRAGEDLAELPHVDSVQAKGSKREVFTFFISSAKHRNPAAAMKLQQLLTG, encoded by the coding sequence ATGACTGACCTGTTCGATCCCGCCCCGCCCCGCCTCGACGGCATCCATGTCGGCATTGGCGGCTGGACCTTCGCGCCGTGGCGCGGCGGCATGTTCTATCCCGAAGGCCTGGTGCAGCGGCGCGAGCTGGAATACGCCAGCCGCCAGCTGACTGCCATCGAGATCAACGGCACCTACTACGGCACGCAGAAGGCCGAGACCTACGCACGCTGGCGCGACGAGACCCCGGAGGGCTTCGTGTTCACCGCCAAGGCGCCCAAGCGCATCACCGCCTCGCGCAAGCTCTCCAGCACCGGCCCCCAGGTGGACGATTTCATCGGCGGCATCGCCACCCTCGGTGATCGCCTGGCCGCGCTGCTGTGGCAGTTCGCCGAGGGCTACCGGATGGATGCCGACGAGTTCGCCGCCTTCCTGCAGTTGCTGCCGGCCCGCGCCGGTCGTCATGCATTGCGCCATGCGGTGGAGATCCGCGACCCGGGTTTCGTGGACGAGGCGGTGCTGGCGCAGCTGCGCGCCCACAACGTGGCACTGGTGTTCACCGATTCGCAGGATCACCCGTCCCATGCCGATCTGACCGCGGACTTCTGCTACGCCCGGCTGATGCGCAGCCGCGACATTGCCACCGGCTACACCGCGCCGGAGCTGGCCAAGTGGGCCGACCGCCTGCATCGCTGGCGCGCCGGCGAGGACCTGGCCGAGCTGCCCCACGTGGACTCGGTGCAGGCCAAGGGCAGCAAGCGCGAGGTGTTCACCTTCTTCATCAGCTCGGCCAAGCACCGCAATCCGGCCGCGGCGATGAAACTGCAGCAACTGCTGACTGGCTGA
- a CDS encoding DMT family transporter encodes MPITDTRKALLQIHFCVLLWGITAILGKLITLPALPLVWWRMLLVVAMLALIPRVWRGLSALNPKLALAYCGIGALVALHWLTFYGAVKLANASVAATCIALAPVFTSIIEPWVARRPFQLRELAFGIAVLPGVALVVGGVPDGMRLGVAVGAASALLVGLFGSFNKRMVAHADPLTVTALELGAGTLTLTLLAPLLPFLLPALAADLWVVPDLHDGLLLLLLSGVCTLLPFALALVALHHLSAYTVQLVTNLEPVYAIVLAMLLLGEQRELTPQFYLGVAIILAAVFLHPLLNRRRPVQHAELLATSEARNVGE; translated from the coding sequence ATGCCAATCACCGATACCCGCAAGGCGCTGCTGCAAATCCACTTCTGCGTGCTGTTGTGGGGCATCACCGCCATCCTCGGCAAGCTGATCACCCTGCCCGCCCTGCCCCTGGTGTGGTGGCGGATGCTGCTGGTGGTGGCGATGCTGGCACTGATCCCGCGCGTGTGGCGCGGCCTGTCGGCGCTCAACCCGAAGCTGGCGCTGGCCTACTGCGGCATCGGCGCGCTGGTCGCCCTGCACTGGCTCACATTCTACGGCGCGGTGAAGCTGGCCAATGCGTCGGTGGCGGCCACCTGCATCGCGCTTGCGCCGGTATTTACCTCGATCATCGAACCCTGGGTTGCGCGGCGGCCGTTCCAGTTGCGCGAGCTGGCCTTTGGCATCGCGGTGCTGCCGGGCGTGGCGCTGGTGGTTGGCGGCGTGCCGGACGGCATGCGCCTGGGCGTGGCGGTGGGGGCGGCCTCGGCGCTGCTCGTGGGCCTGTTCGGCTCGTTCAACAAGCGCATGGTCGCCCATGCCGACCCGCTGACCGTGACCGCGCTGGAACTGGGCGCCGGCACCCTGACCCTGACCCTGCTGGCACCGCTGCTGCCGTTCCTGCTGCCGGCGCTGGCCGCCGACCTGTGGGTGGTACCCGACCTGCATGACGGCCTGCTGCTGTTGCTGCTGTCGGGCGTCTGTACCCTGCTGCCGTTTGCCCTGGCGCTGGTGGCGCTGCATCACCTCAGCGCCTACACCGTGCAGCTGGTTACCAATCTGGAACCGGTGTACGCGATCGTGCTGGCGATGCTGTTGCTGGGCGAACAGCGCGAGCTGACCCCGCAGTTCTACCTGGGCGTGGCCATCATCCTGGCTGCAGTGTTCCTGCATCCGCTGCTCAACCGGCGGCGCCCGGTGCAGCACGCCGAACTGCTGGCGACCTCAGAGGCGCGCAACGTCGGAGAATGA